One window from the genome of Synechococcales cyanobacterium T60_A2020_003 encodes:
- a CDS encoding SDR family oxidoreductase has product MRILVTGGAGFIGSHLIDRLMGEGHEVICLDNFYTGHKRNLLKWLGHPYFELIRHDITEPIRLEVDQIYHLACPASPVHYQYNPVKTIKTNVMGTLHMLGLAKRVKARFLLASTSEVYGDPEIHPQTEDYRGNVNTIGIRSCYDEGKRVAETLAFDYYRQNGVQIRVARIFNTYGPRMLENDGRVVSNFVVQALRGEPLTVYGDGSQTRSFCYVSDLVEGLIRLMNGDHTGPVNLGNPEEYTILQLAKTIQETINPGVPINFEPLPQDDPRRRKPDITRAKTWLDWSPTIPLQDGLAMTIQDFRERVEKKDSVLPSSAVSSLV; this is encoded by the coding sequence ATGCGCATTCTAGTAACGGGTGGAGCGGGATTCATCGGATCCCATTTGATCGATCGCCTCATGGGTGAAGGTCACGAAGTAATCTGTTTAGACAATTTTTATACTGGACACAAGCGGAATCTTTTGAAATGGCTAGGGCATCCCTATTTTGAGTTAATCCGCCATGATATTACGGAGCCGATTCGCTTGGAAGTCGATCAGATTTATCACCTGGCATGCCCTGCATCTCCGGTTCATTATCAGTACAATCCAGTAAAAACCATCAAGACAAACGTGATGGGTACGCTGCATATGCTGGGGTTGGCGAAGCGAGTGAAGGCGCGGTTTCTCTTAGCATCCACATCGGAAGTCTATGGTGATCCAGAAATACATCCTCAAACTGAGGACTATCGTGGCAATGTGAATACGATTGGGATTCGGAGTTGCTACGACGAAGGTAAGCGCGTTGCGGAAACCTTAGCCTTTGATTACTACCGCCAAAATGGTGTTCAAATTCGGGTCGCTCGGATCTTTAACACCTATGGGCCGCGCATGCTTGAAAATGATGGTCGCGTGGTCAGTAACTTTGTAGTTCAGGCTCTTCGAGGAGAGCCGCTCACGGTGTACGGAGACGGTTCCCAGACGCGCAGTTTTTGCTACGTTTCCGATCTGGTTGAGGGATTAATCCGCCTGATGAATGGGGACCATACAGGGCCTGTAAACCTCGGTAACCCGGAAGAGTATACAATTCTGCAGCTTGCAAAAACGATTCAAGAGACGATTAATCCTGGCGTTCCGATTAATTTTGAACCGTTACCTCAGGATGATCCCCGTCGTCGTAAGCCAGATATCACCCGTGCGAAAACTTGGCTGGATTGGTCGCCGACTATTCCATTACAAGATGGGTTAGCCATGACAATTCAAGATTTTCGGGAACGTGTTGAGAAAAAAGACTCAGTTCTACCTAGCTCTGCTGTGTCTAGCTTAGTCTAG
- the radC gene encoding DNA repair protein RadC encodes MTYTLRIVDLPTSERPRERLMSQGVQQLSTAELLAILLGTGQGKGNLSAVGLGQFILRHLEAHQRDPLTVLRDINAQELMQIKGIGEAKACTILAAIELGKRVLHSGVGDRPVIDHPSVAANILSPDLMWQAQERFAVVLLDVKHRVIGTQVITIGTATETLAHPRDIFREAIRQGATRLIIAHNHPSGSVDPSPEDIALTRQLLAGADLLNIPILDHLILGNGNFASLRQITSLWDECPQGDE; translated from the coding sequence ATGACCTACACTCTCAGGATTGTCGATCTCCCGACGAGCGAACGTCCGCGCGAACGGCTGATGAGCCAAGGCGTTCAGCAATTATCGACAGCAGAGCTACTAGCCATTCTACTCGGCACCGGGCAGGGTAAAGGAAACCTTTCGGCAGTTGGCCTAGGTCAATTCATCTTGCGGCATCTCGAAGCCCATCAGCGCGATCCCCTCACCGTGCTTCGAGACATCAACGCCCAAGAGTTAATGCAGATCAAAGGAATTGGTGAAGCCAAAGCCTGTACCATTCTGGCCGCTATTGAACTAGGCAAGCGGGTTTTGCACAGTGGCGTGGGCGATCGCCCGGTCATTGATCATCCATCCGTTGCGGCGAATATTCTCAGCCCTGATCTAATGTGGCAAGCTCAGGAACGCTTTGCGGTCGTGCTTTTGGATGTTAAGCATCGCGTGATCGGTACACAAGTGATCACCATTGGTACAGCCACCGAAACCCTCGCCCATCCCCGTGATATTTTCCGAGAGGCGATTCGTCAAGGAGCCACTCGCTTGATCATTGCCCACAATCATCCCTCTGGCAGCGTCGATCCAAGCCCGGAGGATATCGCTCTCACTCGTCAACTCCTGGCGGGCGCGGATTTGCTCAACATTCCAATTTTGGATCATTTGATTTTAGGCAATGGCAACTTTGCCAGTCTCCGCCAAATTACCTCCCTCTGGGATGAGTGTCCTCAAGGGGACGAATAG
- a CDS encoding sulfite exporter TauE/SafE family protein — protein MVDFLQKWLFSLQNFSDTLVADQLTHLTPLSVGVILLAGLLTSLTPCMLSMLPITVGYIGGYEAQSRGQAIAQSTWFALGLATTLAGLGIVAALVGRVYGQIGIGLPIVVSAIAIIMGLHLLEAIPLPLPSFGGTDWISKELPTGVRSYLLGLTFGLVASPCSTPVLASILGWITATGDPLLGGVLLLSYTVGYVAPLVLAGIFTASIKKLLELRRWSGWITPASGVLLLGFGVFSLLVRLVPSGQF, from the coding sequence ATGGTCGATTTTCTCCAAAAATGGCTTTTCTCTCTACAGAATTTTTCGGATACGCTGGTGGCGGATCAGCTTACCCATTTAACGCCGTTGAGTGTGGGGGTGATTTTGCTGGCAGGTTTGCTTACGAGTTTGACTCCCTGTATGCTTTCGATGCTGCCGATTACCGTGGGCTATATTGGCGGCTATGAAGCCCAGAGTCGAGGGCAGGCGATCGCCCAGTCAACTTGGTTTGCCTTGGGGTTGGCAACAACCCTGGCGGGATTGGGGATTGTGGCGGCGCTAGTCGGGCGAGTGTATGGACAGATTGGCATTGGCTTGCCGATTGTGGTGAGTGCGATCGCGATCATCATGGGTCTGCATCTCCTGGAAGCGATTCCGTTGCCATTGCCTTCGTTTGGGGGGACGGATTGGATTTCCAAAGAATTGCCGACGGGGGTGCGATCGTACTTACTGGGTCTTACCTTTGGGCTGGTGGCATCGCCGTGCAGTACTCCCGTTTTAGCGTCAATTTTAGGCTGGATTACCGCAACAGGCGATCCCCTATTGGGAGGGGTATTGCTTCTCAGCTACACCGTGGGATACGTGGCTCCCCTCGTCCTCGCCGGAATTTTTACTGCAAGCATTAAGAAGCTGCTGGAACTGAGGCGTTGGTCGGGATGGATTACGCCTGCAAGTGGCGTATTGCTCCTGGGATTTGGCGTTTTTTCCTTGCTAGTGCGCTTGGTGCCTTCCGGCCAGTTCTAA
- a CDS encoding glycoside hydrolase family 13 protein produces the protein MNIQTPDWVKHAVFYQIFPDRFAQNVQTQPLWLRSARFEAWALPPTPQGYKGGNLWGVIDKLDYLTDLGITAIYFTPIFQSASNHRYHTHDYYQVDPMLGGNRALMQLLEAAHQQGIRVVLDGVFNHASRGFFFFNDVLENGPHSPWVDWFKIEGWPLSAYDGSLPANYASWVNNRALPTFNHDNPAVREYIMQIAEYWLHQGIDGWRLDVPFEIETPGFWQEFRDRTKAVNPDAYIVGEVWTDSRQWLDGTQFDGVMNYLFTAPTIAFTAGDRVQIEYVENMSYEPYPALNAEGYAHKIQALLQLYPWEIQLTQLNLLDSHDTARLITIANQDRDSVKLATLLLMTFPGAPSIYYGDEVGLVGGRDPDCRRSFPPESEWNLDVLAYHGELIALRHAYTALRIGTYRVIYAEGEVYAFARSHIDQTLIVAVNVGMKSAQITLDLAKFPELEQKIVYGAGEISVNQGAIALKLTARSGIVMK, from the coding sequence ATGAATATCCAAACCCCGGATTGGGTTAAACATGCCGTCTTTTACCAAATCTTTCCCGATCGCTTTGCTCAAAATGTGCAAACCCAGCCGTTGTGGTTACGCTCTGCACGCTTTGAAGCGTGGGCACTGCCGCCAACTCCACAGGGGTATAAGGGGGGGAACCTGTGGGGCGTGATCGATAAACTCGACTACTTAACCGACTTAGGGATTACTGCCATCTACTTCACGCCAATCTTCCAGTCGGCAAGCAACCATCGATACCACACCCATGACTACTACCAAGTGGACCCAATGCTGGGAGGAAATCGGGCACTCATGCAACTGCTAGAAGCAGCTCATCAGCAGGGGATCCGAGTTGTGTTGGATGGGGTGTTCAATCATGCCAGCCGGGGGTTCTTCTTCTTCAACGATGTGTTGGAAAATGGCCCCCATTCGCCGTGGGTTGATTGGTTCAAAATTGAGGGGTGGCCGCTCTCGGCTTACGACGGTTCGCTGCCTGCAAATTACGCAAGCTGGGTGAACAATCGAGCCTTACCGACCTTCAACCACGATAATCCAGCCGTCCGTGAGTACATCATGCAGATTGCTGAATATTGGTTGCACCAGGGTATTGATGGATGGCGTCTGGATGTCCCGTTTGAAATTGAAACGCCGGGGTTTTGGCAGGAATTTCGCGATCGCACCAAAGCAGTTAATCCTGATGCCTACATTGTTGGCGAAGTCTGGACGGATTCGCGGCAGTGGCTTGATGGCACCCAGTTTGATGGGGTGATGAACTATCTATTTACCGCACCTACGATTGCGTTCACAGCGGGCGATCGCGTCCAGATCGAGTATGTCGAGAATATGTCCTACGAACCCTATCCGGCCTTGAATGCGGAAGGCTATGCTCACAAAATACAAGCGTTGTTGCAACTCTATCCATGGGAGATTCAACTCACGCAACTCAACCTATTGGACAGTCACGACACGGCACGATTGATCACGATTGCGAACCAAGATCGGGATAGCGTTAAACTGGCGACCTTGCTCCTCATGACCTTTCCGGGTGCGCCCAGCATCTACTACGGGGACGAGGTGGGTTTGGTCGGTGGACGGGATCCCGACTGTCGGCGCAGTTTTCCGCCGGAGTCAGAATGGAACTTAGACGTATTGGCCTACCATGGTGAGTTAATTGCGTTGCGCCATGCCTACACAGCGCTGCGGATTGGCACTTACCGGGTTATCTATGCCGAGGGAGAAGTCTATGCCTTTGCGCGATCGCACATCGATCAAACCTTAATCGTTGCGGTTAACGTCGGCATGAAATCTGCACAGATTACCCTGGATTTGGCTAAATTTCCTGAACTAGAGCAGAAGATTGTGTACGGCGCAGGAGAGATATCGGTGAATCAAGGGGCGATCGCACTAAAACTCACTGCCCGTTCAGGCATTGTGATGAAGTAG
- a CDS encoding 4-hydroxy-3-methylbut-2-enyl diphosphate reductase yields MDTKAFKRSLNQSEKYHRKGFGHDAEASGAMQSEYQSDLIQQIRENGYTLARGDVTIRLAEAFGFCWGVERAVAMAYETRQHFPTERIWITNEIIHNPSVNQRLRDMNIGFIPVEAGEKDFSVVGDRDVVILPAFGASVQEMQLLNDKGCTIVDTTCPWVSKVWNTVEKHKKYQYTSIIHGKYKHEETVATSSFAGTYLVVLNLAEAQYVSDYILNEPKTEAERQQRREEFFAKFKRAHSEGFDPDRDLERIGIANQTTMLKGETEQIGKLFERTMLQKYGPAELNEHFLAFNTICDATQERQDAMFQLVEEPLDLMLVIGGYNSSNTTHLQEIAVERDIPSYHIDSGDRIKSTNQIEHKPLHGDLEVQENWLPDGKVTVGITSGASTPDKVVADVIEKIFALKSPALV; encoded by the coding sequence ATGGATACCAAAGCATTTAAGCGATCGCTCAATCAATCAGAAAAGTATCACCGTAAAGGGTTTGGACATGACGCCGAAGCGTCCGGCGCGATGCAGTCTGAATATCAAAGCGATTTGATTCAGCAAATTCGTGAGAATGGGTACACGCTGGCTCGCGGCGATGTCACCATCCGCTTGGCAGAGGCGTTTGGCTTCTGCTGGGGCGTGGAACGGGCGGTGGCAATGGCCTACGAAACCCGCCAACATTTCCCCACTGAGCGTATTTGGATCACCAACGAGATCATCCATAATCCGTCAGTCAACCAGCGCTTGCGAGATATGAACATTGGCTTCATTCCGGTTGAGGCTGGCGAGAAAGATTTTTCCGTAGTGGGCGATCGCGATGTAGTGATTCTGCCTGCCTTCGGAGCCAGCGTCCAGGAAATGCAGCTCCTCAACGACAAAGGCTGCACGATTGTCGATACCACCTGTCCGTGGGTGTCCAAAGTGTGGAACACCGTCGAAAAACATAAGAAGTATCAGTACACCTCCATCATTCACGGCAAGTACAAACACGAAGAAACCGTTGCAACCAGTTCCTTTGCCGGAACCTATCTGGTGGTGCTGAACCTGGCTGAGGCTCAGTATGTGAGTGACTACATCCTCAATGAACCGAAGACGGAAGCGGAACGGCAGCAGCGGCGGGAGGAATTTTTTGCCAAATTCAAACGCGCCCACTCCGAAGGCTTTGATCCCGATCGCGACTTAGAGCGGATCGGCATCGCCAACCAAACCACCATGCTCAAGGGTGAAACGGAGCAGATCGGCAAACTGTTTGAGCGGACGATGCTACAAAAGTACGGCCCTGCGGAACTGAACGAGCATTTTCTCGCGTTCAACACCATCTGCGACGCCACCCAGGAACGCCAAGATGCGATGTTCCAACTGGTCGAGGAACCCTTGGATCTCATGCTTGTGATTGGGGGATATAACTCGTCGAATACCACCCACCTGCAAGAAATTGCTGTAGAGCGGGACATTCCGTCGTATCACATCGATAGTGGCGATCGCATCAAATCGACGAATCAGATTGAACACAAGCCCTTGCATGGTGATCTAGAAGTCCAGGAAAACTGGCTCCCAGACGGCAAAGTCACTGTAGGGATCACCTCTGGAGCATCTACCCCCGACAAAGTTGTAGCAGACGTAATTGAAAAAATCTTTGCGCTGAAAAGTCCGGCTCTAGTCTAA
- the pheA gene encoding prephenate dehydratase, with protein sequence MTQTIAYLGPPGTYGEAAALAWSDWWATHHGENSQRCPYPSIFQTLKALASGETDLAIAPVENSIQGSVTMTMDALWQMDRLQIQKALVLPISHAFISHAQSFSQIREVYSHPQALAQCQEWLERNVPNAQLIPTNSTTESLQHIDEAGTMAAIASRRAADLYQLPVLAHPINDRPDNCTRFWVLSRQPSPGGTHTSLAFDLPSNSPGALLKALQILADRNINMSRIESRPTKRSLGEYLFFIDFEADSHSTSAQTALEELKNCTETLKIFGSYSVLEV encoded by the coding sequence ATGACCCAAACAATTGCCTATTTAGGGCCACCGGGAACCTATGGCGAGGCTGCTGCCTTGGCATGGTCGGATTGGTGGGCAACCCATCACGGTGAAAATAGTCAACGGTGTCCCTATCCCAGCATTTTTCAAACGCTAAAGGCGTTAGCCAGCGGCGAAACCGATTTGGCGATCGCCCCGGTGGAAAATTCTATCCAGGGAAGCGTCACCATGACGATGGATGCATTGTGGCAGATGGATAGGCTACAAATTCAGAAAGCGCTGGTGTTGCCGATTTCCCATGCGTTCATTTCCCACGCCCAATCGTTTTCCCAAATCCGAGAGGTGTATTCCCATCCCCAGGCGTTGGCGCAGTGCCAGGAATGGTTAGAGCGAAATGTGCCGAATGCGCAACTGATTCCCACCAATTCCACAACGGAATCGCTTCAGCATATTGATGAGGCAGGTACGATGGCGGCGATCGCCTCTCGTCGAGCGGCAGATTTATATCAGCTTCCGGTGTTGGCGCACCCCATTAACGACCGCCCGGATAACTGCACCCGCTTCTGGGTGTTAAGCCGTCAACCGTCGCCGGGGGGAACCCATACATCGCTGGCGTTCGATCTGCCGTCGAATTCTCCGGGAGCGTTGTTGAAAGCTCTACAAATTCTTGCTGATCGCAATATCAACATGAGCCGGATTGAGTCTCGTCCGACCAAGCGATCGCTCGGTGAATATCTTTTCTTTATTGACTTCGAGGCCGATAGTCACAGCACATCGGCGCAAACGGCCTTAGAAGAATTGAAAAATTGTACGGAAACCTTGAAGATTTTTGGGAGCTATTCGGTACTGGAAGTGTAG
- a CDS encoding lysophospholipase translates to MLIPSSYAAPAPSPSASLSLESLSTLPLPSAESSSGAEAEASTGDRIFLSYGEWLEVLKQEADAIAISKPKKLAILAGDSISLWFPPDLLPGDRTWLNQGISGETSAGLLKRLSLFEATQPDTVFLMIGINDLIKGYSTDTVFANQELIIEDLLEQHPDTQIVIQSVLPHAGEAATWEGRDRLLKISNDDIRALNERLSGLSDRHDQVKYLDLFSDFADSDGNLRMELSTDGLHLNEKGYQLWRQVLQAYSLTAEHDLVENQ, encoded by the coding sequence ATGCTGATCCCGTCCTCCTATGCTGCGCCTGCTCCATCCCCGTCGGCTTCTCTATCGTTAGAATCCTTGTCTACGTTGCCCTTGCCATCGGCTGAGTCATCGTCTGGGGCTGAGGCTGAAGCATCAACGGGCGATCGCATTTTTCTGAGCTATGGGGAATGGCTAGAGGTTTTGAAGCAAGAGGCAGACGCGATCGCGATCTCCAAGCCTAAAAAACTGGCAATTTTGGCGGGGGATTCCATCAGCCTCTGGTTCCCTCCCGACCTGTTACCGGGCGATCGCACTTGGCTCAATCAAGGCATTTCCGGGGAAACATCAGCGGGATTGCTGAAGCGGCTATCACTGTTTGAGGCGACCCAACCAGACACCGTGTTTTTGATGATCGGGATTAACGATCTGATCAAGGGCTATTCCACAGACACGGTGTTTGCCAATCAGGAATTGATTATTGAAGACTTGCTGGAACAACACCCTGATACACAGATCGTGATTCAGTCGGTGTTGCCCCATGCGGGTGAGGCAGCAACTTGGGAAGGGCGCGATCGCCTGCTCAAAATCTCCAATGATGATATCCGCGCCTTGAACGAACGATTGTCTGGATTGAGCGATCGCCACGACCAAGTAAAGTACCTGGACTTATTTTCCGATTTTGCCGACAGTGACGGCAATTTACGGATGGAGTTGTCCACGGACGGGCTGCATCTCAACGAAAAGGGCTACCAACTCTGGCGGCAAGTATTGCAAGCCTATAGTCTCACCGCAGAGCATGACCTTGTAGAGAATCAATAG
- a CDS encoding ATP-binding protein: MQNWRSHCLEQEYPELLLLLGESGIGKTRLLEELANTLQNSGGYVLWGRGFEAEMLRPYGVWVDSFQAIGATAFLDEMKSLVLNAKSAADLNRGRLFDLAVQFIRPLANTAPVLGVLDDLQWIDETSIAFFHYAMRLLRPPVPVWFACAARKRDLEDNLPADQLIQTLHRERHLYTADLFPLDQAETLALAQTIGSTMDGDRLFTSNGGNPLFALELLRAQVTGDSAAPDTLEMLIQGRLRQLDDAPRGLYYTAAKAARVAFPPRAKATGLPSSRFLSCWVLSSPGMRHNEELINK; the protein is encoded by the coding sequence ATTCAGAATTGGCGATCGCACTGTTTAGAGCAGGAGTATCCTGAGCTTTTACTGCTTCTTGGCGAATCGGGAATTGGTAAAACCCGACTGTTAGAGGAACTGGCAAATACACTGCAAAACAGCGGCGGCTACGTGCTTTGGGGACGCGGATTCGAGGCAGAAATGCTCCGCCCCTATGGGGTCTGGGTGGACAGCTTTCAGGCGATCGGGGCAACCGCGTTTCTCGATGAGATGAAATCCTTGGTGCTGAATGCGAAGTCCGCAGCGGATTTGAACCGGGGGCGCTTATTTGATCTCGCAGTCCAGTTCATCAGACCGTTAGCAAATACTGCTCCCGTGCTTGGGGTGTTAGATGATCTTCAGTGGATTGATGAGACGTCCATCGCCTTTTTTCACTATGCGATGCGACTGCTGAGACCTCCCGTTCCCGTCTGGTTTGCCTGTGCGGCTCGCAAGCGAGATCTTGAGGATAATCTACCCGCTGATCAACTGATTCAAACCCTGCATCGAGAACGCCACCTTTATACTGCGGATCTGTTTCCCCTGGATCAGGCCGAAACCCTAGCGCTTGCCCAGACAATTGGGAGCACGATGGATGGCGATCGCCTGTTTACAAGCAATGGTGGTAATCCGCTCTTTGCCTTGGAACTCCTCCGCGCCCAAGTGACCGGAGATAGTGCGGCTCCCGACACCCTAGAAATGTTGATTCAAGGACGGTTGCGCCAGCTAGACGATGCCCCACGAGGTCTGTATTATACGGCGGCTAAAGCCGCACGAGTCGCTTTTCCGCCCCGCGCTAAAGCGACGGGGCTACCAAGCTCCCGTTTTCTCTCGTGTTGGGTGCTGTCCTCTCCGGGAATGCGACATAATGAAGAACTGATTAATAAATAG
- a CDS encoding DUF2854 domain-containing protein codes for MLRKIPLGDVGLWVGGVLTIGGFVAYFSNNPTLNLAGFFYGIPLLLGGLALKASELKPVQYSQPPSADVLALRDAQATDTQNQIRKDVTRFRYGQEAHLDSSLEALGLSPTDEERPVLDGIREVSTDGAYTLVLEFDSPLISFETWKDKREKLERFFGPGIRVTVAQPAEDRVEVALISAEPEKVA; via the coding sequence ATGCTGCGTAAAATTCCGTTGGGTGATGTTGGGTTATGGGTTGGTGGCGTGCTGACCATTGGCGGATTTGTCGCCTACTTTTCCAATAACCCAACGCTGAACCTGGCAGGATTTTTCTACGGAATTCCGCTCCTACTGGGGGGGCTTGCGTTGAAAGCCTCAGAACTCAAGCCTGTGCAGTATTCTCAGCCTCCAAGCGCAGATGTACTTGCCCTCCGCGACGCCCAAGCCACCGATACCCAAAACCAAATTCGTAAAGACGTGACCCGTTTCCGCTACGGTCAGGAAGCCCACTTGGACAGTTCGTTGGAAGCGCTGGGCTTGAGTCCTACCGACGAGGAACGTCCCGTTCTAGACGGCATCCGCGAAGTCTCAACCGATGGGGCGTATACGCTGGTTTTAGAATTTGACTCACCGCTCATCTCCTTTGAAACCTGGAAAGATAAGCGGGAAAAACTAGAACGATTTTTTGGCCCTGGCATTCGGGTAACGGTTGCACAACCTGCGGAAGATCGGGTGGAAGTGGCTCTGATTTCGGCGGAACCAGAGAAGGTGGCGTAG
- a CDS encoding UDP-glucose/GDP-mannose dehydrogenase family protein has protein sequence MRVCVIGTGYVGLVTGVCLAHVGHDVICVDNNEEKVKLMQSGQSPIFEPGLSELMQSSIQANRIQFTSDLAAGVKHGEILFIAVGTPPLPTGESDTRYVEAVARGIGAHLEGDEYKVIVNKSTVPIGSGDWVRMIVLDDIAERNNGVSKDAIAANFDVVSNPEFLREGSAVYDTFNPDRIVLGSTSEKAIAMMKDLYEPIVKREYADDSSLPPVPVVMTDLNSAEMVKYAANSFLATKISFINEIANICDRVGADVTQVAQGIGLDSRIGGKFLQAGLGWGGSCFPKDVAALVHTAGDYGYEAQLLKAVVEVNERQRLIVLEKLQQSLKILKGKVIGLLGLTFKPDTDDMRDAPALTLIEQLARLGAKVKAYDPIVSQSGMRDGLSNVLVETDAERLADGCDALVLVTEWGQFKTLNFEKMASLMAHPVLIDGRNFLDPETLSKAGFHYIGVGR, from the coding sequence ATGCGGGTTTGTGTGATTGGAACAGGGTATGTTGGTTTAGTAACAGGCGTATGCTTGGCCCATGTTGGGCATGACGTCATTTGCGTTGACAATAACGAGGAAAAAGTCAAGCTCATGCAGTCGGGTCAATCGCCGATTTTTGAGCCTGGCCTATCTGAGTTAATGCAGAGCAGCATCCAAGCCAATCGCATTCAGTTCACTAGTGACTTGGCGGCTGGCGTTAAACACGGCGAAATTTTATTTATTGCAGTGGGCACGCCGCCGCTACCGACGGGCGAGAGCGATACACGCTATGTGGAGGCTGTTGCTCGCGGAATTGGTGCTCACCTAGAGGGAGATGAGTACAAAGTCATCGTCAACAAGTCCACTGTGCCCATTGGATCGGGCGATTGGGTTCGCATGATTGTGCTGGATGACATTGCAGAGCGGAATAACGGAGTCTCGAAGGACGCGATCGCCGCTAACTTTGACGTGGTCAGCAATCCAGAATTCTTGCGCGAAGGGTCGGCAGTGTACGATACCTTTAACCCCGATCGCATCGTGTTAGGAAGCACCAGTGAAAAGGCGATCGCCATGATGAAGGATTTGTACGAACCCATCGTGAAGCGTGAATATGCAGACGATTCGTCCTTGCCCCCTGTGCCTGTAGTCATGACCGACTTGAACTCGGCAGAGATGGTGAAATATGCGGCCAACTCCTTCTTGGCTACCAAAATTAGTTTCATCAACGAAATTGCCAACATTTGCGATCGCGTTGGAGCAGACGTTACCCAAGTCGCTCAGGGAATTGGCCTAGACTCTCGGATCGGCGGAAAGTTTTTACAGGCAGGTCTAGGTTGGGGTGGGTCGTGCTTCCCGAAAGATGTGGCGGCTCTGGTTCACACCGCTGGAGATTATGGCTATGAAGCCCAACTGCTAAAAGCGGTAGTAGAGGTCAATGAGCGCCAGCGGTTGATTGTGCTGGAGAAGCTTCAGCAGTCGCTCAAAATTCTCAAGGGTAAGGTGATTGGGCTGCTGGGCCTGACCTTCAAACCCGACACGGACGATATGCGGGATGCGCCAGCACTGACCCTCATTGAGCAACTTGCCCGCTTGGGTGCCAAGGTCAAAGCCTATGATCCCATCGTGTCCCAAAGCGGGATGCGGGATGGATTGTCCAATGTACTGGTAGAAACGGACGCTGAGCGATTGGCCGATGGCTGCGATGCCCTGGTACTGGTAACGGAGTGGGGACAGTTTAAAACCTTGAACTTTGAAAAGATGGCGTCTCTAATGGCGCATCCTGTCCTTATTGATGGTCGCAATTTCCTAGACCCCGAAACCCTGAGTAAGGCGGGTTTTCATTATATTGGCGTAGGACGTTAG